From Variimorphobacter saccharofermentans, one genomic window encodes:
- a CDS encoding serine/threonine-protein kinase, which yields MQQEVWFNKYIILRLLGCGGYAKVYLAEHIKLNSYRVIKFISNNNPFYDLLRKEAFVLKNIQHPCIPTVYDIEEDESGTYIIEQYIEGETLKAYRNQQGPLSERVILRLGIQLCDLLNYLHSMERPLYYIDLKPDNLILSGDNLMLIDFGSAVFQDELTEHSHFHATKGYAAPELYGRNRIDERCDVFGIGMLLFFMATGEPSCSSDSMKNIDSVNGYTKQLKSIINHCIKFNPSQRYASVDKLKKQLSALLINQKDNMKSNQSQVIAVAGTQPRIGVTHFAFQVCNYLMHYGSICVYQEKNNSGVVNQIKNCYRNVIQQEGVIKVNGIYMAVPGCKEVPSINKGQTIVYDYGILSCDNLQEFLMADMKLLVLGAKDWELCYSEEVLSMLTEYKDIIYLFNFMNGKQFHQIIKSMEARPCYRLPYEPDPFAPITSDNGIDLFREILYIRPKRKLWERVRLLRRKEK from the coding sequence ATGCAACAGGAGGTTTGGTTTAATAAATATATTATTCTACGATTGCTTGGCTGCGGAGGTTATGCCAAGGTATATCTTGCAGAACATATCAAGTTAAATTCTTATCGTGTGATCAAGTTTATTTCTAACAACAATCCCTTTTATGATTTATTACGGAAAGAAGCATTTGTATTAAAGAATATTCAGCACCCATGTATACCGACAGTCTATGATATCGAAGAGGATGAGTCAGGTACCTATATTATTGAGCAGTATATTGAAGGGGAGACTCTTAAGGCTTATCGTAATCAACAGGGACCGCTATCCGAAAGGGTGATCCTCAGGCTGGGGATTCAGCTATGTGATTTATTGAATTACTTACATTCCATGGAACGACCCCTATATTACATTGACCTAAAGCCGGATAATCTTATTCTGTCAGGTGACAATCTAATGCTGATTGATTTCGGAAGTGCTGTTTTTCAGGATGAACTAACAGAGCATTCTCATTTTCATGCCACGAAAGGATATGCAGCACCAGAATTATATGGCCGGAATCGGATCGATGAGCGATGTGATGTCTTTGGTATTGGTATGTTACTGTTTTTTATGGCCACAGGGGAACCAAGCTGTAGTTCAGATAGTATGAAAAATATCGATTCTGTCAATGGCTACACCAAACAACTTAAAAGTATTATTAACCATTGTATCAAGTTCAATCCATCCCAAAGATATGCCTCAGTAGACAAGCTTAAGAAGCAATTATCAGCATTGTTAATCAATCAAAAGGATAACATGAAGTCAAATCAATCTCAAGTAATTGCAGTAGCCGGAACACAACCAAGAATTGGGGTGACTCATTTTGCTTTCCAGGTATGCAATTATTTGATGCATTATGGCAGTATATGTGTGTATCAGGAAAAGAACAATAGCGGTGTGGTTAACCAGATTAAGAATTGCTACAGGAATGTAATACAACAGGAAGGAGTGATAAAGGTAAACGGAATCTATATGGCTGTTCCTGGATGCAAAGAGGTACCATCGATTAACAAAGGACAGACAATCGTATACGATTACGGGATACTTAGCTGTGATAATCTGCAGGAATTTCTTATGGCGGATATGAAGCTGTTAGTATTAGGAGCGAAGGACTGGGAGCTGTGCTATTCCGAAGAAGTATTGAGTATGTTAACAGAATATAAAGATATCATATACTTATTCAACTTTATGAATGGAAAGCAATTTCATCAGATTATTAAAAGCATGGAGGCCCGTCCGTGTTATCGCCTTCCATACGAACCTGATCCCTTTGCCCCGATAACCTCTGATAATGGAATTGATCTTTTCCGAGAAATACTATACATTAGGCCAAAAAGAAAACTATGGGAGAGGGTGAGGCTACTCAGAAGAAAGGAAAAGTAA
- a CDS encoding adaptor protein MecA, whose translation MKIEKISDNQIRCTLNKSDLIDRELKISELAYGTEKAKALFRDMIQQAFYEFGFEVDDIPLMIEAIPVSTECLILVITKVEDPDELDTRFSKFSSFSMHDNTDRNESDEDSYADEIINSFDQNDEDIAEEAEESSKEDSLISSDIQNNEPAGKTGVHVSPKLFKIYSFRSLKEVIDLAGVLLGTYYGVNTLYKNPVNSTYYLVINISNHTPEEFNKVCNIISEYGKVERSTYASSSFFDEHFEVIVKDHALQILSVM comes from the coding sequence ATGAAGATCGAAAAAATTAGTGATAATCAGATAAGATGTACCTTGAATAAAAGTGACTTGATAGACAGAGAATTGAAAATAAGCGAACTAGCTTATGGTACAGAGAAAGCGAAAGCTTTATTCCGGGATATGATACAACAAGCTTTTTATGAGTTTGGTTTTGAAGTAGATGACATTCCACTAATGATCGAGGCCATTCCGGTATCTACAGAGTGCCTCATCTTAGTAATTACTAAGGTTGAAGATCCTGATGAATTAGATACTCGTTTTTCAAAGTTTTCATCATTTAGTATGCATGATAATACCGATAGAAACGAATCCGATGAGGATTCATATGCGGATGAGATTATAAATAGTTTTGATCAAAACGATGAGGATATCGCTGAAGAAGCAGAAGAAAGCTCAAAGGAGGATTCCCTGATAAGTTCGGATATTCAGAATAATGAGCCGGCTGGTAAAACCGGAGTTCATGTATCACCGAAGCTATTTAAGATATACTCATTCCGTTCTCTAAAAGAAGTGATTGATTTGGCTGGTGTCTTGCTGGGAACCTATTATGGGGTGAATACCCTTTATAAAAATCCGGTAAATTCCACTTACTATCTGGTAATTAACATCTCCAATCATACTCCCGAAGAATTCAATAAGGTATGTAATATTATTAGTGAGTATGGCAAGGTGGAACGCTCCACTTACGCAAGTTCAAGCTTCTTTGACGAACACTTTGAAGTAATTGTGAAAGACCATGCTTTACAAATATTATCTGTAATGTAA
- a CDS encoding DUF1858 domain-containing protein, protein MANITKDMTIAQAISVDQNIIPVLLDIGMHCLGCPSAQAETLEEAAMVHGLDPEELMDRIKAQIGE, encoded by the coding sequence ATGGCAAATATAACAAAGGATATGACAATAGCACAGGCTATTTCTGTAGATCAGAACATTATTCCGGTATTACTTGATATCGGTATGCATTGTTTAGGATGCCCTTCAGCACAGGCAGAGACCTTGGAGGAAGCAGCTATGGTTCATGGCTTAGATCCGGAAGAATTAATGGACAGAATTAAGGCACAAATCGGAGAATAA
- a CDS encoding DUF362 domain-containing protein, with product MAYTISDECISCGACSGECPTDSISEGANHYEINPDTCIDCGACADTCPTGAITA from the coding sequence ATGGCTTATACAATTAGCGATGAATGCATTAGCTGTGGCGCTTGCTCCGGAGAGTGCCCTACCGACTCTATTTCTGAAGGTGCTAATCATTATGAAATTAATCCGGATACATGCATAGATTGCGGCGCATGTGCAGATACATGCCCTACTGGCGCAATTACAGCATAA
- a CDS encoding helix-turn-helix domain-containing protein produces the protein MEEVRYMISEASKRIDVEAHVLRYWQKELDLPINRNEMEQRYYKEEDIELLKKVKHLKDKGFQLKAIKMLLPNLSKTDTLTSDTEYEQKKIPKGKVDDMLQEEDEKEKADGTSLVTDEEKAEIGNQADVKMAQFKTIMNQIILAALKENNETLTEEISMNVTGNVIKEMNYLMRIQEEKEEERFRKFDASLRDYQKSRMMAAAAYEGKRKSKFFKKNKVHI, from the coding sequence GTGGAAGAAGTAAGATATATGATTTCGGAGGCCTCGAAACGAATTGATGTTGAAGCCCATGTTCTTAGATATTGGCAGAAGGAGTTAGACCTGCCGATTAACCGTAATGAAATGGAACAACGATATTATAAGGAAGAAGACATTGAGCTTCTAAAAAAGGTAAAGCACTTAAAGGATAAGGGCTTTCAATTAAAAGCGATTAAGATGCTTCTGCCGAATTTGAGTAAAACTGATACATTAACTTCTGATACAGAGTATGAACAAAAAAAGATACCGAAGGGGAAGGTGGATGACATGTTACAGGAAGAGGATGAGAAAGAGAAGGCAGATGGGACAAGCCTCGTCACAGACGAGGAAAAGGCTGAGATTGGGAATCAGGCTGATGTTAAAATGGCACAGTTTAAAACAATCATGAATCAGATCATATTAGCGGCTTTAAAAGAAAATAATGAGACATTGACCGAGGAGATTAGCATGAATGTGACAGGAAATGTGATTAAGGAAATGAACTACTTGATGAGAATTCAGGAAGAAAAGGAAGAAGAAAGATTTCGGAAATTTGATGCAAGCTTAAGAGATTATCAAAAAAGTCGGATGATGGCTGCAGCGGCATATGAAGGAAAGAGAAAATCGAAATTCTTCAAAAAAAATAAGGTACATATTTAA